A single genomic interval of Homo sapiens chromosome 7, GRCh38.p14 Primary Assembly harbors:
- the CHPF2 gene encoding chondroitin sulfate glucuronyltransferase isoform 3 (isoform 3 is encoded by transcript variant 3), protein MRLSSLLALLRPALPLILGLSLGCSLSLLRVSWIQGEGEDPCVEAVGERGGPQNPDSRARLDQSDEDFKPRIVPYYRDPNKPYKKVLRTRYIQTELGSRERLLVAVLTSRATLSTLAVAVNRTVAHHFPRLLYFTGQRGARAPAGMQVVSHGDERPAWLMSETLRHLHTHFGADYDWFFIMQDDTYVQAPRLAALAGHLSINQDLYLGRAEEFIGAGEQARYCHGGFGYLLSRSLLLRLRPHLDGCRGDILSARPDEWLGRCLIDSLGVGCVSQHQAQIRNLTVLTPEGEAGLSWPVGLPAPFTPHSRFEVLGWDYFTEQHTFSCADGAPKCPLQGASRADVGDALETALEQLNRRYQPRLRFQKQRLLNGYRRFDPARGMEYTLDLLLECVTQRGHRRALARRVSLLRPLSRVEILPMPYVTEATRVQLVLPLLVAEAAAAPAFLEAFAANVLEPREHALLTLLLVYGPREGGRGAPDPFLGVKAAAAELERRYPGTRLAWLAVRAEAPSQVRLMDVVSKKHPVDTLFFLTTVWTRPGPEVLNRCRMNAISGWQAFFPVHFQEFNPALSPQRSPPGPPGAGPDPPSPPGADPSRGAPIGGRFDRQASAEGCFYNADYLAARARLAGELAGQEEEEALEGLEVMDVFLRFSGLHLFRAVEPGLVQKFSLRDCSPRLSEELYHRCRLSNLEGLGGRAQLAMALFEQEQANST, encoded by the exons ATGCGACTGAGCTCCCTGTTGGCTCTGCTGCGGCCAGCGCTTCCCCTCATCTTAGGGCTGTCTCTGGGGTGCAGCCTGAGCCTCCTGCGGGTTTCCTGGATCCAGGGGGAGGGAGAAGATCCCTGTGTCGAGGCTGTAGGGGAGCGAGGAGGGCCACAGAATCCAGATTCCAGAGCTCGGCTAGACCAAAGTGATGAAGACTTCAAACCCCGGATTGTCCCCTACTACAGGGACCCCAACAAGCCCTACAAGAAGGTGCTCAG GACTCGGTACATCCAGACAGAGCTGGGCTCCCGTGAGCGGTTGCTGGTGGCTGTCCTGACCTCCCGAGCTACACTGTCCACTTTGGCCGTGGCTGTGAACCGTACGGTGGCCCATCACTTCCCTCGGTTACTCTACTTCACTGGGCAGCGGGGGGCCCGGGCTCCAGCAGGGATGCAGGTGGTGTCTCATGGGGATGAGCGGCCCGCCTGGCTCATGTCAGAGACCCTGCGCCACCTTCACACACACTTTGGGGCCGACTACGACTGGTTCTTCATCATGCAGGATGACACATATGTGCAGGCCCCCCGCCTGGCAGCCCTTGCTGGCCACCTCAGCATCAACCAAGACCTGTACTTAGGCCGGGCAGAGGAGTTCATTGGCGCAGGCGAGCAGGCCCGGTACTGTCATGGGGGCTTTGGCTACCTGTTGTCACGGAGTCTCCTGCTTCGTCTGCGGCCACATCTGGATGGCTGCCGAGGAGACATTCTCAGTGCCCGTCCTGACGAGTGGCTTGGACGCTGCCTCATTGACTCTCTGGGCGTCGGCTGTGTCTCACAGCACCAG GCTCAGATCCGGAACCTGACCGTGCTGACCCCCGAAGGGGAGGCAGGGCTGAGCTGGCCCGTTGGGCTCCCTGCTCCTTTCACACCACACTCTCGCTTTGAGGTGCTGGGCTGGGACTACTTCACAGAGCAGCACACCTTCTCCTGTGCAGATGGGGCTCCCAAGTGCCCACTACAGGGGGCTAGCAGGGCGGACGTGGGTGATGCGTTGGAGACTGCCCTGGAGCAGCTCAATCGGCGCTATCAGCCCCGCCTGCGCTTCCAGAAGCAGCGACTGCTCAACGGCTATCGGCGCTTCGACCCAGCACGGGGCATGGAGTACACCCTGGACCTGCTGTTGGAATGTGTGACACAGCGTGGGCACCGGCGGGCCCTGGCTCGCAGGGTCAGCCTGCTGCGGCCACTGAGCCGGGTGGAAATCCTACCTATGCCCTATGTCACTGAGGCCACCCGAGTGCAGCTGGTGCTGCCACTCCTGGTGGCTGAAGCTGCTGCAGCCCCGGCTTTCCTCGAGGCCTTTGCAGCCAATGTCCTGGAGCCACGAGAACATGCATTGCTCACCCTGTTGCTGGTCTACGGGCCACGAGAAGGTGGCCGTGGAGCTCCAGACCCATTTCTTGGGGTGAAGGCTGCAGCAGCGGAGTTAGAGCGACGGTACCCTGGGACGAGGCTGGCCTGGCTCGCTGTGCGAGCAGAGGCCCCTTCCCAGGTGCGACTCATGGACGTGGTCTCGAAGAAGCACCCTGTGGACACTCTCTTCTTCCTTACCACCGTGTGGACAAGGCCTGGGCCCGAAGTCCTCAACCGCTGTCGCATGAATGCCATCTCTGGCTGGCAGGCCTTCTTTCCAGTCCATTTCCAGGAGTTCAATCCTGCCCTGTCACCACAGAGATCACCCCCAGGGCCCCCGGGGGCTGGCCCTGACCCCCCCTCCCCTCCTGGTGCTGACCCCTCCCGGGGGGCTCCTATAGGGGGGAGATTTGACCGGCAGGCTTCTGCGGAGGGCTGCTTCTACAACGCTGACTACCTGGCGGCCCGAGCCCGGCTGGCAGGTGAACTGGCAggccaggaagaggaggaagccCTGGAGGGGCTGGAGGTGATGGATGTTTTCCTCCGGTTCTCAGGGCTCCACCTCTTTCGGGCCGTAGAGCCAGGGCTGGTGCAGAAGTTCTCCCTGCGAGACTGCAGCCCACGGCTCAGTGAAGAACTCTACCACCGCTGCCGCCTCAGCAACCTGGAGGGGCTAGGGGGCCGTGCCCAGCTGGCTATGGCTCTCTTTGAGCAGGAGCAGGCCAATAGCACTTAG
- the CHPF2 gene encoding chondroitin sulfate glucuronyltransferase isoform 4 (isoform 4 is encoded by transcript variant 4): MLSLARPPLPPTGLRTRTRYIQTELGSRERLLVAVLTSRATLSTLAVAVNRTVAHHFPRLLYFTGQRGARAPAGMQVVSHGDERPAWLMSETLRHLHTHFGADYDWFFIMQDDTYVQAPRLAALAGHLSINQDLYLGRAEEFIGAGEQARYCHGGFGYLLSRSLLLRLRPHLDGCRGDILSARPDEWLGRCLIDSLGVGCVSQHQGQQYRSFELAKNRDPEKEGSSAFLSAFAVHPVSEGTLMYRLHKRFSALELERAYSEIEQLQAQIRNLTVLTPEGEAGLSWPVGLPAPFTPHSRFEVLGWDYFTEQHTFSCADGAPKCPLQGASRADVGDALETALEQLNRRYQPRLRFQKQRLLNGYRRFDPARGMEYTLDLLLECVTQRGHRRALARRVSLLRPLSRVEILPMPYVTEATRVQLVLPLLVAEAAAAPAFLEAFAANVLEPREHALLTLLLVYGPREGGRGAPDPFLGVKAAAAELERRYPGTRLAWLAVRAEAPSQVRLMDVVSKKHPVDTLFFLTTVWTRPGPEVLNRCRMNAISGWQAFFPVHFQEFNPALSPQRSPPGPPGAGPDPPSPPGADPSRGAPIGGRFDRQASAEGCFYNADYLAARARLAGELAGQEEEEALEGLEVMDVFLRFSGLHLFRAVEPGLVQKFSLRDCSPRLSEELYHRCRLSNLEGLGGRAQLAMALFEQEQANST; this comes from the exons ATGCTGTCTCTGGCGCGGCCTCCGCTCCCGCCGACTGGCCTGAGAACGAG GACTCGGTACATCCAGACAGAGCTGGGCTCCCGTGAGCGGTTGCTGGTGGCTGTCCTGACCTCCCGAGCTACACTGTCCACTTTGGCCGTGGCTGTGAACCGTACGGTGGCCCATCACTTCCCTCGGTTACTCTACTTCACTGGGCAGCGGGGGGCCCGGGCTCCAGCAGGGATGCAGGTGGTGTCTCATGGGGATGAGCGGCCCGCCTGGCTCATGTCAGAGACCCTGCGCCACCTTCACACACACTTTGGGGCCGACTACGACTGGTTCTTCATCATGCAGGATGACACATATGTGCAGGCCCCCCGCCTGGCAGCCCTTGCTGGCCACCTCAGCATCAACCAAGACCTGTACTTAGGCCGGGCAGAGGAGTTCATTGGCGCAGGCGAGCAGGCCCGGTACTGTCATGGGGGCTTTGGCTACCTGTTGTCACGGAGTCTCCTGCTTCGTCTGCGGCCACATCTGGATGGCTGCCGAGGAGACATTCTCAGTGCCCGTCCTGACGAGTGGCTTGGACGCTGCCTCATTGACTCTCTGGGCGTCGGCTGTGTCTCACAGCACCAG GGGCAGCAGTATCGCTCATTTGAACTGGCCAAAAATAGGGACCCTGAGAAGGAAGGGAGCTCGGCTTTCCTGAGTGCCTTCGCCGTGCACCCTGTCTCCGAAGGTACCCTCATGTACCGGCTCCACAAACGCTTCAGCGCTCTGGAGTTGGAGCGGGCTTACAGTGAAATAGAACAACTGCAG GCTCAGATCCGGAACCTGACCGTGCTGACCCCCGAAGGGGAGGCAGGGCTGAGCTGGCCCGTTGGGCTCCCTGCTCCTTTCACACCACACTCTCGCTTTGAGGTGCTGGGCTGGGACTACTTCACAGAGCAGCACACCTTCTCCTGTGCAGATGGGGCTCCCAAGTGCCCACTACAGGGGGCTAGCAGGGCGGACGTGGGTGATGCGTTGGAGACTGCCCTGGAGCAGCTCAATCGGCGCTATCAGCCCCGCCTGCGCTTCCAGAAGCAGCGACTGCTCAACGGCTATCGGCGCTTCGACCCAGCACGGGGCATGGAGTACACCCTGGACCTGCTGTTGGAATGTGTGACACAGCGTGGGCACCGGCGGGCCCTGGCTCGCAGGGTCAGCCTGCTGCGGCCACTGAGCCGGGTGGAAATCCTACCTATGCCCTATGTCACTGAGGCCACCCGAGTGCAGCTGGTGCTGCCACTCCTGGTGGCTGAAGCTGCTGCAGCCCCGGCTTTCCTCGAGGCCTTTGCAGCCAATGTCCTGGAGCCACGAGAACATGCATTGCTCACCCTGTTGCTGGTCTACGGGCCACGAGAAGGTGGCCGTGGAGCTCCAGACCCATTTCTTGGGGTGAAGGCTGCAGCAGCGGAGTTAGAGCGACGGTACCCTGGGACGAGGCTGGCCTGGCTCGCTGTGCGAGCAGAGGCCCCTTCCCAGGTGCGACTCATGGACGTGGTCTCGAAGAAGCACCCTGTGGACACTCTCTTCTTCCTTACCACCGTGTGGACAAGGCCTGGGCCCGAAGTCCTCAACCGCTGTCGCATGAATGCCATCTCTGGCTGGCAGGCCTTCTTTCCAGTCCATTTCCAGGAGTTCAATCCTGCCCTGTCACCACAGAGATCACCCCCAGGGCCCCCGGGGGCTGGCCCTGACCCCCCCTCCCCTCCTGGTGCTGACCCCTCCCGGGGGGCTCCTATAGGGGGGAGATTTGACCGGCAGGCTTCTGCGGAGGGCTGCTTCTACAACGCTGACTACCTGGCGGCCCGAGCCCGGCTGGCAGGTGAACTGGCAggccaggaagaggaggaagccCTGGAGGGGCTGGAGGTGATGGATGTTTTCCTCCGGTTCTCAGGGCTCCACCTCTTTCGGGCCGTAGAGCCAGGGCTGGTGCAGAAGTTCTCCCTGCGAGACTGCAGCCCACGGCTCAGTGAAGAACTCTACCACCGCTGCCGCCTCAGCAACCTGGAGGGGCTAGGGGGCCGTGCCCAGCTGGCTATGGCTCTCTTTGAGCAGGAGCAGGCCAATAGCACTTAG
- the CHPF2 gene encoding chondroitin sulfate glucuronyltransferase isoform 2 (isoform 2 is encoded by transcript variant 2): MLSLARPPLPPTGLRTSLSLLRVSWIQGEGEDPCVEAVGERGGPQNPDSRARLDQSDEDFKPRIVPYYRDPNKPYKKVLRTRYIQTELGSRERLLVAVLTSRATLSTLAVAVNRTVAHHFPRLLYFTGQRGARAPAGMQVVSHGDERPAWLMSETLRHLHTHFGADYDWFFIMQDDTYVQAPRLAALAGHLSINQDLYLGRAEEFIGAGEQARYCHGGFGYLLSRSLLLRLRPHLDGCRGDILSARPDEWLGRCLIDSLGVGCVSQHQGQQYRSFELAKNRDPEKEGSSAFLSAFAVHPVSEGTLMYRLHKRFSALELERAYSEIEQLQAQIRNLTVLTPEGEAGLSWPVGLPAPFTPHSRFEVLGWDYFTEQHTFSCADGAPKCPLQGASRADVGDALETALEQLNRRYQPRLRFQKQRLLNGYRRFDPARGMEYTLDLLLECVTQRGHRRALARRVSLLRPLSRVEILPMPYVTEATRVQLVLPLLVAEAAAAPAFLEAFAANVLEPREHALLTLLLVYGPREGGRGAPDPFLGVKAAAAELERRYPGTRLAWLAVRAEAPSQVRLMDVVSKKHPVDTLFFLTTVWTRPGPEVLNRCRMNAISGWQAFFPVHFQEFNPALSPQRSPPGPPGAGPDPPSPPGADPSRGAPIGGRFDRQASAEGCFYNADYLAARARLAGELAGQEEEEALEGLEVMDVFLRFSGLHLFRAVEPGLVQKFSLRDCSPRLSEELYHRCRLSNLEGLGGRAQLAMALFEQEQANST; this comes from the exons ATGCTGTCTCTGGCGCGGCCTCCGCTCCCGCCGACTGGCCTGAGAACGAG CCTGAGCCTCCTGCGGGTTTCCTGGATCCAGGGGGAGGGAGAAGATCCCTGTGTCGAGGCTGTAGGGGAGCGAGGAGGGCCACAGAATCCAGATTCCAGAGCTCGGCTAGACCAAAGTGATGAAGACTTCAAACCCCGGATTGTCCCCTACTACAGGGACCCCAACAAGCCCTACAAGAAGGTGCTCAG GACTCGGTACATCCAGACAGAGCTGGGCTCCCGTGAGCGGTTGCTGGTGGCTGTCCTGACCTCCCGAGCTACACTGTCCACTTTGGCCGTGGCTGTGAACCGTACGGTGGCCCATCACTTCCCTCGGTTACTCTACTTCACTGGGCAGCGGGGGGCCCGGGCTCCAGCAGGGATGCAGGTGGTGTCTCATGGGGATGAGCGGCCCGCCTGGCTCATGTCAGAGACCCTGCGCCACCTTCACACACACTTTGGGGCCGACTACGACTGGTTCTTCATCATGCAGGATGACACATATGTGCAGGCCCCCCGCCTGGCAGCCCTTGCTGGCCACCTCAGCATCAACCAAGACCTGTACTTAGGCCGGGCAGAGGAGTTCATTGGCGCAGGCGAGCAGGCCCGGTACTGTCATGGGGGCTTTGGCTACCTGTTGTCACGGAGTCTCCTGCTTCGTCTGCGGCCACATCTGGATGGCTGCCGAGGAGACATTCTCAGTGCCCGTCCTGACGAGTGGCTTGGACGCTGCCTCATTGACTCTCTGGGCGTCGGCTGTGTCTCACAGCACCAG GGGCAGCAGTATCGCTCATTTGAACTGGCCAAAAATAGGGACCCTGAGAAGGAAGGGAGCTCGGCTTTCCTGAGTGCCTTCGCCGTGCACCCTGTCTCCGAAGGTACCCTCATGTACCGGCTCCACAAACGCTTCAGCGCTCTGGAGTTGGAGCGGGCTTACAGTGAAATAGAACAACTGCAG GCTCAGATCCGGAACCTGACCGTGCTGACCCCCGAAGGGGAGGCAGGGCTGAGCTGGCCCGTTGGGCTCCCTGCTCCTTTCACACCACACTCTCGCTTTGAGGTGCTGGGCTGGGACTACTTCACAGAGCAGCACACCTTCTCCTGTGCAGATGGGGCTCCCAAGTGCCCACTACAGGGGGCTAGCAGGGCGGACGTGGGTGATGCGTTGGAGACTGCCCTGGAGCAGCTCAATCGGCGCTATCAGCCCCGCCTGCGCTTCCAGAAGCAGCGACTGCTCAACGGCTATCGGCGCTTCGACCCAGCACGGGGCATGGAGTACACCCTGGACCTGCTGTTGGAATGTGTGACACAGCGTGGGCACCGGCGGGCCCTGGCTCGCAGGGTCAGCCTGCTGCGGCCACTGAGCCGGGTGGAAATCCTACCTATGCCCTATGTCACTGAGGCCACCCGAGTGCAGCTGGTGCTGCCACTCCTGGTGGCTGAAGCTGCTGCAGCCCCGGCTTTCCTCGAGGCCTTTGCAGCCAATGTCCTGGAGCCACGAGAACATGCATTGCTCACCCTGTTGCTGGTCTACGGGCCACGAGAAGGTGGCCGTGGAGCTCCAGACCCATTTCTTGGGGTGAAGGCTGCAGCAGCGGAGTTAGAGCGACGGTACCCTGGGACGAGGCTGGCCTGGCTCGCTGTGCGAGCAGAGGCCCCTTCCCAGGTGCGACTCATGGACGTGGTCTCGAAGAAGCACCCTGTGGACACTCTCTTCTTCCTTACCACCGTGTGGACAAGGCCTGGGCCCGAAGTCCTCAACCGCTGTCGCATGAATGCCATCTCTGGCTGGCAGGCCTTCTTTCCAGTCCATTTCCAGGAGTTCAATCCTGCCCTGTCACCACAGAGATCACCCCCAGGGCCCCCGGGGGCTGGCCCTGACCCCCCCTCCCCTCCTGGTGCTGACCCCTCCCGGGGGGCTCCTATAGGGGGGAGATTTGACCGGCAGGCTTCTGCGGAGGGCTGCTTCTACAACGCTGACTACCTGGCGGCCCGAGCCCGGCTGGCAGGTGAACTGGCAggccaggaagaggaggaagccCTGGAGGGGCTGGAGGTGATGGATGTTTTCCTCCGGTTCTCAGGGCTCCACCTCTTTCGGGCCGTAGAGCCAGGGCTGGTGCAGAAGTTCTCCCTGCGAGACTGCAGCCCACGGCTCAGTGAAGAACTCTACCACCGCTGCCGCCTCAGCAACCTGGAGGGGCTAGGGGGCCGTGCCCAGCTGGCTATGGCTCTCTTTGAGCAGGAGCAGGCCAATAGCACTTAG
- the CHPF2 gene encoding chondroitin sulfate glucuronyltransferase isoform 5 (isoform 5 is encoded by transcript variant 5), producing the protein MLSLARPPLPPTGLRTRTRYIQTELGSRERLLVAVLTSRATLSTLAVAVNRTVAHHFPRLLYFTGQRGARAPAGMQVVSHGDERPAWLMSETLRHLHTHFGADYDWFFIMQDDTYVQAPRLAALAGHLSINQDLYLGRAEEFIGAGEQARYCHGGFGYLLSRSLLLRLRPHLDGCRGDILSARPDEWLGRCLIDSLGVGCVSQHQAQIRNLTVLTPEGEAGLSWPVGLPAPFTPHSRFEVLGWDYFTEQHTFSCADGAPKCPLQGASRADVGDALETALEQLNRRYQPRLRFQKQRLLNGYRRFDPARGMEYTLDLLLECVTQRGHRRALARRVSLLRPLSRVEILPMPYVTEATRVQLVLPLLVAEAAAAPAFLEAFAANVLEPREHALLTLLLVYGPREGGRGAPDPFLGVKAAAAELERRYPGTRLAWLAVRAEAPSQVRLMDVVSKKHPVDTLFFLTTVWTRPGPEVLNRCRMNAISGWQAFFPVHFQEFNPALSPQRSPPGPPGAGPDPPSPPGADPSRGAPIGGRFDRQASAEGCFYNADYLAARARLAGELAGQEEEEALEGLEVMDVFLRFSGLHLFRAVEPGLVQKFSLRDCSPRLSEELYHRCRLSNLEGLGGRAQLAMALFEQEQANST; encoded by the exons ATGCTGTCTCTGGCGCGGCCTCCGCTCCCGCCGACTGGCCTGAGAACGAG GACTCGGTACATCCAGACAGAGCTGGGCTCCCGTGAGCGGTTGCTGGTGGCTGTCCTGACCTCCCGAGCTACACTGTCCACTTTGGCCGTGGCTGTGAACCGTACGGTGGCCCATCACTTCCCTCGGTTACTCTACTTCACTGGGCAGCGGGGGGCCCGGGCTCCAGCAGGGATGCAGGTGGTGTCTCATGGGGATGAGCGGCCCGCCTGGCTCATGTCAGAGACCCTGCGCCACCTTCACACACACTTTGGGGCCGACTACGACTGGTTCTTCATCATGCAGGATGACACATATGTGCAGGCCCCCCGCCTGGCAGCCCTTGCTGGCCACCTCAGCATCAACCAAGACCTGTACTTAGGCCGGGCAGAGGAGTTCATTGGCGCAGGCGAGCAGGCCCGGTACTGTCATGGGGGCTTTGGCTACCTGTTGTCACGGAGTCTCCTGCTTCGTCTGCGGCCACATCTGGATGGCTGCCGAGGAGACATTCTCAGTGCCCGTCCTGACGAGTGGCTTGGACGCTGCCTCATTGACTCTCTGGGCGTCGGCTGTGTCTCACAGCACCAG GCTCAGATCCGGAACCTGACCGTGCTGACCCCCGAAGGGGAGGCAGGGCTGAGCTGGCCCGTTGGGCTCCCTGCTCCTTTCACACCACACTCTCGCTTTGAGGTGCTGGGCTGGGACTACTTCACAGAGCAGCACACCTTCTCCTGTGCAGATGGGGCTCCCAAGTGCCCACTACAGGGGGCTAGCAGGGCGGACGTGGGTGATGCGTTGGAGACTGCCCTGGAGCAGCTCAATCGGCGCTATCAGCCCCGCCTGCGCTTCCAGAAGCAGCGACTGCTCAACGGCTATCGGCGCTTCGACCCAGCACGGGGCATGGAGTACACCCTGGACCTGCTGTTGGAATGTGTGACACAGCGTGGGCACCGGCGGGCCCTGGCTCGCAGGGTCAGCCTGCTGCGGCCACTGAGCCGGGTGGAAATCCTACCTATGCCCTATGTCACTGAGGCCACCCGAGTGCAGCTGGTGCTGCCACTCCTGGTGGCTGAAGCTGCTGCAGCCCCGGCTTTCCTCGAGGCCTTTGCAGCCAATGTCCTGGAGCCACGAGAACATGCATTGCTCACCCTGTTGCTGGTCTACGGGCCACGAGAAGGTGGCCGTGGAGCTCCAGACCCATTTCTTGGGGTGAAGGCTGCAGCAGCGGAGTTAGAGCGACGGTACCCTGGGACGAGGCTGGCCTGGCTCGCTGTGCGAGCAGAGGCCCCTTCCCAGGTGCGACTCATGGACGTGGTCTCGAAGAAGCACCCTGTGGACACTCTCTTCTTCCTTACCACCGTGTGGACAAGGCCTGGGCCCGAAGTCCTCAACCGCTGTCGCATGAATGCCATCTCTGGCTGGCAGGCCTTCTTTCCAGTCCATTTCCAGGAGTTCAATCCTGCCCTGTCACCACAGAGATCACCCCCAGGGCCCCCGGGGGCTGGCCCTGACCCCCCCTCCCCTCCTGGTGCTGACCCCTCCCGGGGGGCTCCTATAGGGGGGAGATTTGACCGGCAGGCTTCTGCGGAGGGCTGCTTCTACAACGCTGACTACCTGGCGGCCCGAGCCCGGCTGGCAGGTGAACTGGCAggccaggaagaggaggaagccCTGGAGGGGCTGGAGGTGATGGATGTTTTCCTCCGGTTCTCAGGGCTCCACCTCTTTCGGGCCGTAGAGCCAGGGCTGGTGCAGAAGTTCTCCCTGCGAGACTGCAGCCCACGGCTCAGTGAAGAACTCTACCACCGCTGCCGCCTCAGCAACCTGGAGGGGCTAGGGGGCCGTGCCCAGCTGGCTATGGCTCTCTTTGAGCAGGAGCAGGCCAATAGCACTTAG
- the CHPF2 gene encoding chondroitin sulfate glucuronyltransferase isoform 1 (isoform 1 is encoded by transcript variant 1), which yields MRLSSLLALLRPALPLILGLSLGCSLSLLRVSWIQGEGEDPCVEAVGERGGPQNPDSRARLDQSDEDFKPRIVPYYRDPNKPYKKVLRTRYIQTELGSRERLLVAVLTSRATLSTLAVAVNRTVAHHFPRLLYFTGQRGARAPAGMQVVSHGDERPAWLMSETLRHLHTHFGADYDWFFIMQDDTYVQAPRLAALAGHLSINQDLYLGRAEEFIGAGEQARYCHGGFGYLLSRSLLLRLRPHLDGCRGDILSARPDEWLGRCLIDSLGVGCVSQHQGQQYRSFELAKNRDPEKEGSSAFLSAFAVHPVSEGTLMYRLHKRFSALELERAYSEIEQLQAQIRNLTVLTPEGEAGLSWPVGLPAPFTPHSRFEVLGWDYFTEQHTFSCADGAPKCPLQGASRADVGDALETALEQLNRRYQPRLRFQKQRLLNGYRRFDPARGMEYTLDLLLECVTQRGHRRALARRVSLLRPLSRVEILPMPYVTEATRVQLVLPLLVAEAAAAPAFLEAFAANVLEPREHALLTLLLVYGPREGGRGAPDPFLGVKAAAAELERRYPGTRLAWLAVRAEAPSQVRLMDVVSKKHPVDTLFFLTTVWTRPGPEVLNRCRMNAISGWQAFFPVHFQEFNPALSPQRSPPGPPGAGPDPPSPPGADPSRGAPIGGRFDRQASAEGCFYNADYLAARARLAGELAGQEEEEALEGLEVMDVFLRFSGLHLFRAVEPGLVQKFSLRDCSPRLSEELYHRCRLSNLEGLGGRAQLAMALFEQEQANST from the exons ATGCGACTGAGCTCCCTGTTGGCTCTGCTGCGGCCAGCGCTTCCCCTCATCTTAGGGCTGTCTCTGGGGTGCAGCCTGAGCCTCCTGCGGGTTTCCTGGATCCAGGGGGAGGGAGAAGATCCCTGTGTCGAGGCTGTAGGGGAGCGAGGAGGGCCACAGAATCCAGATTCCAGAGCTCGGCTAGACCAAAGTGATGAAGACTTCAAACCCCGGATTGTCCCCTACTACAGGGACCCCAACAAGCCCTACAAGAAGGTGCTCAG GACTCGGTACATCCAGACAGAGCTGGGCTCCCGTGAGCGGTTGCTGGTGGCTGTCCTGACCTCCCGAGCTACACTGTCCACTTTGGCCGTGGCTGTGAACCGTACGGTGGCCCATCACTTCCCTCGGTTACTCTACTTCACTGGGCAGCGGGGGGCCCGGGCTCCAGCAGGGATGCAGGTGGTGTCTCATGGGGATGAGCGGCCCGCCTGGCTCATGTCAGAGACCCTGCGCCACCTTCACACACACTTTGGGGCCGACTACGACTGGTTCTTCATCATGCAGGATGACACATATGTGCAGGCCCCCCGCCTGGCAGCCCTTGCTGGCCACCTCAGCATCAACCAAGACCTGTACTTAGGCCGGGCAGAGGAGTTCATTGGCGCAGGCGAGCAGGCCCGGTACTGTCATGGGGGCTTTGGCTACCTGTTGTCACGGAGTCTCCTGCTTCGTCTGCGGCCACATCTGGATGGCTGCCGAGGAGACATTCTCAGTGCCCGTCCTGACGAGTGGCTTGGACGCTGCCTCATTGACTCTCTGGGCGTCGGCTGTGTCTCACAGCACCAG GGGCAGCAGTATCGCTCATTTGAACTGGCCAAAAATAGGGACCCTGAGAAGGAAGGGAGCTCGGCTTTCCTGAGTGCCTTCGCCGTGCACCCTGTCTCCGAAGGTACCCTCATGTACCGGCTCCACAAACGCTTCAGCGCTCTGGAGTTGGAGCGGGCTTACAGTGAAATAGAACAACTGCAG GCTCAGATCCGGAACCTGACCGTGCTGACCCCCGAAGGGGAGGCAGGGCTGAGCTGGCCCGTTGGGCTCCCTGCTCCTTTCACACCACACTCTCGCTTTGAGGTGCTGGGCTGGGACTACTTCACAGAGCAGCACACCTTCTCCTGTGCAGATGGGGCTCCCAAGTGCCCACTACAGGGGGCTAGCAGGGCGGACGTGGGTGATGCGTTGGAGACTGCCCTGGAGCAGCTCAATCGGCGCTATCAGCCCCGCCTGCGCTTCCAGAAGCAGCGACTGCTCAACGGCTATCGGCGCTTCGACCCAGCACGGGGCATGGAGTACACCCTGGACCTGCTGTTGGAATGTGTGACACAGCGTGGGCACCGGCGGGCCCTGGCTCGCAGGGTCAGCCTGCTGCGGCCACTGAGCCGGGTGGAAATCCTACCTATGCCCTATGTCACTGAGGCCACCCGAGTGCAGCTGGTGCTGCCACTCCTGGTGGCTGAAGCTGCTGCAGCCCCGGCTTTCCTCGAGGCCTTTGCAGCCAATGTCCTGGAGCCACGAGAACATGCATTGCTCACCCTGTTGCTGGTCTACGGGCCACGAGAAGGTGGCCGTGGAGCTCCAGACCCATTTCTTGGGGTGAAGGCTGCAGCAGCGGAGTTAGAGCGACGGTACCCTGGGACGAGGCTGGCCTGGCTCGCTGTGCGAGCAGAGGCCCCTTCCCAGGTGCGACTCATGGACGTGGTCTCGAAGAAGCACCCTGTGGACACTCTCTTCTTCCTTACCACCGTGTGGACAAGGCCTGGGCCCGAAGTCCTCAACCGCTGTCGCATGAATGCCATCTCTGGCTGGCAGGCCTTCTTTCCAGTCCATTTCCAGGAGTTCAATCCTGCCCTGTCACCACAGAGATCACCCCCAGGGCCCCCGGGGGCTGGCCCTGACCCCCCCTCCCCTCCTGGTGCTGACCCCTCCCGGGGGGCTCCTATAGGGGGGAGATTTGACCGGCAGGCTTCTGCGGAGGGCTGCTTCTACAACGCTGACTACCTGGCGGCCCGAGCCCGGCTGGCAGGTGAACTGGCAggccaggaagaggaggaagccCTGGAGGGGCTGGAGGTGATGGATGTTTTCCTCCGGTTCTCAGGGCTCCACCTCTTTCGGGCCGTAGAGCCAGGGCTGGTGCAGAAGTTCTCCCTGCGAGACTGCAGCCCACGGCTCAGTGAAGAACTCTACCACCGCTGCCGCCTCAGCAACCTGGAGGGGCTAGGGGGCCGTGCCCAGCTGGCTATGGCTCTCTTTGAGCAGGAGCAGGCCAATAGCACTTAG